A DNA window from Canis lupus familiaris isolate Mischka breed German Shepherd chromosome 10, alternate assembly UU_Cfam_GSD_1.0, whole genome shotgun sequence contains the following coding sequences:
- the MAPK11 gene encoding mitogen-activated protein kinase 11 isoform X1: MSGPRAGFYRQELNKTVWEVPRRLQGLRPVGSGAYGSVCSAYDTRLRQKVAVKKLSRPFQSLIHARRTYRELRLLKHLKHENVIGLLDVFTPATSIEDFSEVYLVTTLMGADLNNIVKCQALSDEHVQFLVYQLLRGLKYIHSAGIIHRDLKPSNVAVNEDCELRILDFGLARQADEEMTGYVATRWYRAPEIMLNWMHYNQTVDIWSVGCIMAELLQGKALFPGNDYIDQLKRIMEVVGTPSPEVLAKISSEHARTYIQSLPPMPQKDLRSIFHGANPLAVDLLGRMLVLDSDQRVSAADALAHAYFSQYHDPDDEPEAEPYDESVEAKERTVEEWKELTYQEVLSFKPAEPPQAPGSLEIEQ, from the exons ATGTCGGGCCCGCGCGCAGGCTTCTACCGGCAGGAGCTCAACAAGACGGTGTGGGAGGTGCCGCGGCGGCTGCAGGGGCTGCGCCCGGTGGGCTCCGGCGCCTACGGCTCGGTCTG CTCGGCCTACGACACACGGCTGCGCCAGAAGGTGGCGGTGAAGAAACTGTCGCGCCCCTTCCAGTCGCTGATCCACGCACGGAGAACTTACCGCGAGCTGCGCCTGCTCAAGCATCTGAAGCATGAGAAT GTCATCGGGCTGCTGGACGTGTTCACGCCGGCCACCTCCATTGAGGACTTCAGCGAAGT GTACCTGGTGACCACCCTGATGGGCGCCGACCTGAACAACATCGTCAAGTGCCAGGCGCTGAGCGACGAACACGTCCAGTTCCTGGTTTACCAGTTGCTGCGCGGCCTGAAG TACATCCACTCCGCGGGGATCATCCACCGG gaCCTGAAGCCCAGCAACGTGGCCGTGAACGAGGACTGCGAGCTCAGG ATCCTGGACTTCGGGCTAGCCCGCCAGGCTGATGAGGAGATGACCGGCTACGTGGCCACGCGCTGGTACCGTGCACCTGAGATCATGCTCAACTGGATGCACTACAACCAGACGG TGGATATCTGGTCTGTGGGCTGTATCATGGCTGAGCTGCTCCAGGGAAAGGCCCTCTTCCCAGGAAATGACT ACATTGACCAACTGAAGCGGATCATGGAGGTGGTGGGCACGCCCAGCCCTGAGGTGCTGGCCAAGATCTCCTCGGAGCAT gcCCGGACATACATCCAGTCCCTGCCGCCCATGCCCCAGAAGGACCTCAGGAGCATCTTCCATGGAGCCAACCCCCTGG CTGTGGACCTCCTGGGAAGGATGCTGGTGCTCGACAGCGACCAGAGGGTCAGCGCGGCCGACGCCCTGGCCCATGCCTACTTCAGCCAGTACCATGACCCCGATGACGAGCCCGAGGCCGAGCCCTACGACGAGAGCGTGGAGGCCAAGGAGCGCACGGTGGAGGAGTGGAAGG AGCTCACCTACCAGGAGGTCCTCAGCTTCAAGCCCGCAGAGCCACCGCAGGCGCCCGGCAGCCTGGAGATCGAGCAGTGA
- the MAPK11 gene encoding mitogen-activated protein kinase 11 isoform X2, whose protein sequence is MGKSGSAYDTRLRQKVAVKKLSRPFQSLIHARRTYRELRLLKHLKHENVIGLLDVFTPATSIEDFSEVYLVTTLMGADLNNIVKCQALSDEHVQFLVYQLLRGLKYIHSAGIIHRDLKPSNVAVNEDCELRILDFGLARQADEEMTGYVATRWYRAPEIMLNWMHYNQTVDIWSVGCIMAELLQGKALFPGNDYIDQLKRIMEVVGTPSPEVLAKISSEHARTYIQSLPPMPQKDLRSIFHGANPLAVDLLGRMLVLDSDQRVSAADALAHAYFSQYHDPDDEPEAEPYDESVEAKERTVEEWKELTYQEVLSFKPAEPPQAPGSLEIEQ, encoded by the exons ATGGGAAAGTCAGG CTCGGCCTACGACACACGGCTGCGCCAGAAGGTGGCGGTGAAGAAACTGTCGCGCCCCTTCCAGTCGCTGATCCACGCACGGAGAACTTACCGCGAGCTGCGCCTGCTCAAGCATCTGAAGCATGAGAAT GTCATCGGGCTGCTGGACGTGTTCACGCCGGCCACCTCCATTGAGGACTTCAGCGAAGT GTACCTGGTGACCACCCTGATGGGCGCCGACCTGAACAACATCGTCAAGTGCCAGGCGCTGAGCGACGAACACGTCCAGTTCCTGGTTTACCAGTTGCTGCGCGGCCTGAAG TACATCCACTCCGCGGGGATCATCCACCGG gaCCTGAAGCCCAGCAACGTGGCCGTGAACGAGGACTGCGAGCTCAGG ATCCTGGACTTCGGGCTAGCCCGCCAGGCTGATGAGGAGATGACCGGCTACGTGGCCACGCGCTGGTACCGTGCACCTGAGATCATGCTCAACTGGATGCACTACAACCAGACGG TGGATATCTGGTCTGTGGGCTGTATCATGGCTGAGCTGCTCCAGGGAAAGGCCCTCTTCCCAGGAAATGACT ACATTGACCAACTGAAGCGGATCATGGAGGTGGTGGGCACGCCCAGCCCTGAGGTGCTGGCCAAGATCTCCTCGGAGCAT gcCCGGACATACATCCAGTCCCTGCCGCCCATGCCCCAGAAGGACCTCAGGAGCATCTTCCATGGAGCCAACCCCCTGG CTGTGGACCTCCTGGGAAGGATGCTGGTGCTCGACAGCGACCAGAGGGTCAGCGCGGCCGACGCCCTGGCCCATGCCTACTTCAGCCAGTACCATGACCCCGATGACGAGCCCGAGGCCGAGCCCTACGACGAGAGCGTGGAGGCCAAGGAGCGCACGGTGGAGGAGTGGAAGG AGCTCACCTACCAGGAGGTCCTCAGCTTCAAGCCCGCAGAGCCACCGCAGGCGCCCGGCAGCCTGGAGATCGAGCAGTGA
- the MAPK12 gene encoding mitogen-activated protein kinase 12 isoform X4, with protein sequence MRHENAPTPPGTPASPQVIGLLDVFTPDETLDDFTDFYLVMPFMGTDLGKLMKHEKLSEDRIQFLVYQMLKGLKYIHAAGIIHRDLKPGNLAVNEDCELKILDFGLARQADSEMTGYVVTRWYRAPEVILNWMRYTQTVDIWSAGCIMAEMITGKTLFKGSDHLDQLKEIMKVTGTPPAEFVQRLQSAEAKNYMKGLPELQKKDFASILTNASPLAVNLLEKMLVLDAEQRVTAAEALTHPYFESLQDTEEEPKAQKYDESFDDVDRTLDEWKRVTYKEVLSFKPPRQLGTKVSKETAL encoded by the exons ATGCGCCACGAGAAC GCCCCCACTCCACCAGGTACTCCGGCCTCCCCCCAGGTCATTGGGTTGCTGGACGTGTTCACTCCTGATGAAACCCTGGATGATTTCACAGACTT TTACCTGGTGATGCCATTCATGGGAACTGACCTGGGCAAGCTCATGAAGCACGAGAAGCTGAGTGAGGATCGAATCCAGTTCCTTGTGTACCAGATGCTGAAGGGGCTAAAG TACATCCACGCCGCCGGCATCATCCACAGG GACCTGAAGCCCGGCAATCTGGCAGTGAATGAGGACTGTGAGCTGaag ATCCTGGACTTCGGCCTGGCCAGGCAGGCAGATAGCGAGATGACTGGCTACGTGGTGACCCGGTGGTACCGGGCGCCTGAGGTCATCTTGAACTGGATGCGCTACACGCAGACAG TGGACATCTGGTCCGCGGGCTGCATCATGGCAGAGATGATCACGGGGAAGACACTGTTCAAGGGCAGTGACC ACCTGGACCAGCTGAAGGAGATCATGAAGGTGACAGGGACGCCTCCCGCCGAGTTCGTGCAGAGGCTGCAGAGTGCCGAG GCGAAGAACTACATGAAGGGCCTCCCCGAGTTGCAGAAGAAGGATTTTGCCTCCATCCTGACTAACGCAAGCCCCCTGG CCGTGAACCTCCTGGAGAAGATGCTGGTGCTGGACGCAGAGCAGCGGGTGACGGCGGCCGAGGCGCTGACCCACCCGTACTTCGAGTCCCTGCAGGACACGGAGGAGGAGCCCAAGGCCCAGAAGTACGACGAGTCCTTTGATGATGTGGACCGCACGCTGGACGAGTGGAAGC GTGTCACATATAAAGAAGTGCTCAGCTTCAAGCCTCCCCGGCAGCTGGGGACCAAGGTCTCCAAGGAGACAGCCCTGTGA
- the MAPK12 gene encoding mitogen-activated protein kinase 12 isoform X2, with protein MSSPPPARRGFYRQEVTKTAWEVRAVYQDLQPVGSGAYGAVCSAVDSRSGARVAIKKLYRPFQSELFAKRAYRELRLLKHMRHENVIGLLDVFTPDETLDDFTDFYLVMPFMGTDLGKLMKHEKLSEDRIQFLVYQMLKGLKYIHAAGIIHRDLKPGNLAVNEDCELKILDFGLARQADSEMTGYVVTRWYRAPEVILNWMRYTQTVDIWSAGCIMAEMITGKTLFKGSDHLDQLKEIMKVTGTPPAEFVQRLQSAEAKNYMKGLPELQKKDFASILTNASPLAVNLLEKMLVLDAEQRVTAAEALTHPYFESLQDTEEEPKAQKYDESFDDVDRTLDEWKRVTYKEVLSFKPPRQLGTKVSKETAL; from the exons ATGagctccccgccgcccgcccgcaggGGCTTCTACCGCCAAGAGGTGACCAAGACGGCGTGGGAGGTGCGCGCAGTGTACCAGGACCTGCAGCCCGTGGGCTCGGGCGCCTACGGGGCCGTGTG CTCGGCGGTGGACAGCCGCAGCGGCGCCCGGGTGGCCATCAAGAAGCTGTACCGGCCCTTCCAGTCCGAGCTGTTTGCCAAGCGCGCCTACCGCGAGCTGCGCCTCCTCAAGCACATGCGCCACGAGAAC GTCATTGGGTTGCTGGACGTGTTCACTCCTGATGAAACCCTGGATGATTTCACAGACTT TTACCTGGTGATGCCATTCATGGGAACTGACCTGGGCAAGCTCATGAAGCACGAGAAGCTGAGTGAGGATCGAATCCAGTTCCTTGTGTACCAGATGCTGAAGGGGCTAAAG TACATCCACGCCGCCGGCATCATCCACAGG GACCTGAAGCCCGGCAATCTGGCAGTGAATGAGGACTGTGAGCTGaag ATCCTGGACTTCGGCCTGGCCAGGCAGGCAGATAGCGAGATGACTGGCTACGTGGTGACCCGGTGGTACCGGGCGCCTGAGGTCATCTTGAACTGGATGCGCTACACGCAGACAG TGGACATCTGGTCCGCGGGCTGCATCATGGCAGAGATGATCACGGGGAAGACACTGTTCAAGGGCAGTGACC ACCTGGACCAGCTGAAGGAGATCATGAAGGTGACAGGGACGCCTCCCGCCGAGTTCGTGCAGAGGCTGCAGAGTGCCGAG GCGAAGAACTACATGAAGGGCCTCCCCGAGTTGCAGAAGAAGGATTTTGCCTCCATCCTGACTAACGCAAGCCCCCTGG CCGTGAACCTCCTGGAGAAGATGCTGGTGCTGGACGCAGAGCAGCGGGTGACGGCGGCCGAGGCGCTGACCCACCCGTACTTCGAGTCCCTGCAGGACACGGAGGAGGAGCCCAAGGCCCAGAAGTACGACGAGTCCTTTGATGATGTGGACCGCACGCTGGACGAGTGGAAGC GTGTCACATATAAAGAAGTGCTCAGCTTCAAGCCTCCCCGGCAGCTGGGGACCAAGGTCTCCAAGGAGACAGCCCTGTGA
- the MAPK12 gene encoding mitogen-activated protein kinase 12 isoform X3, with amino-acid sequence MSSPPPARRGFYRQEVTKTAWEVRAVYQDLQPVGSGAYGAVCSAVDSRSGARVAIKKLYRPFQSELFAKRAYRELRLLKHMRHENAPTPPDFYLVMPFMGTDLGKLMKHEKLSEDRIQFLVYQMLKGLKYIHAAGIIHRDLKPGNLAVNEDCELKILDFGLARQADSEMTGYVVTRWYRAPEVILNWMRYTQTVDIWSAGCIMAEMITGKTLFKGSDHLDQLKEIMKVTGTPPAEFVQRLQSAEAKNYMKGLPELQKKDFASILTNASPLAVNLLEKMLVLDAEQRVTAAEALTHPYFESLQDTEEEPKAQKYDESFDDVDRTLDEWKRVTYKEVLSFKPPRQLGTKVSKETAL; translated from the exons ATGagctccccgccgcccgcccgcaggGGCTTCTACCGCCAAGAGGTGACCAAGACGGCGTGGGAGGTGCGCGCAGTGTACCAGGACCTGCAGCCCGTGGGCTCGGGCGCCTACGGGGCCGTGTG CTCGGCGGTGGACAGCCGCAGCGGCGCCCGGGTGGCCATCAAGAAGCTGTACCGGCCCTTCCAGTCCGAGCTGTTTGCCAAGCGCGCCTACCGCGAGCTGCGCCTCCTCAAGCACATGCGCCACGAGAAC GCCCCCACTCCACCAG ACTT TTACCTGGTGATGCCATTCATGGGAACTGACCTGGGCAAGCTCATGAAGCACGAGAAGCTGAGTGAGGATCGAATCCAGTTCCTTGTGTACCAGATGCTGAAGGGGCTAAAG TACATCCACGCCGCCGGCATCATCCACAGG GACCTGAAGCCCGGCAATCTGGCAGTGAATGAGGACTGTGAGCTGaag ATCCTGGACTTCGGCCTGGCCAGGCAGGCAGATAGCGAGATGACTGGCTACGTGGTGACCCGGTGGTACCGGGCGCCTGAGGTCATCTTGAACTGGATGCGCTACACGCAGACAG TGGACATCTGGTCCGCGGGCTGCATCATGGCAGAGATGATCACGGGGAAGACACTGTTCAAGGGCAGTGACC ACCTGGACCAGCTGAAGGAGATCATGAAGGTGACAGGGACGCCTCCCGCCGAGTTCGTGCAGAGGCTGCAGAGTGCCGAG GCGAAGAACTACATGAAGGGCCTCCCCGAGTTGCAGAAGAAGGATTTTGCCTCCATCCTGACTAACGCAAGCCCCCTGG CCGTGAACCTCCTGGAGAAGATGCTGGTGCTGGACGCAGAGCAGCGGGTGACGGCGGCCGAGGCGCTGACCCACCCGTACTTCGAGTCCCTGCAGGACACGGAGGAGGAGCCCAAGGCCCAGAAGTACGACGAGTCCTTTGATGATGTGGACCGCACGCTGGACGAGTGGAAGC GTGTCACATATAAAGAAGTGCTCAGCTTCAAGCCTCCCCGGCAGCTGGGGACCAAGGTCTCCAAGGAGACAGCCCTGTGA
- the MAPK12 gene encoding mitogen-activated protein kinase 12 isoform X1, which produces MSSPPPARRGFYRQEVTKTAWEVRAVYQDLQPVGSGAYGAVCSAVDSRSGARVAIKKLYRPFQSELFAKRAYRELRLLKHMRHENAPTPPGTPASPQVIGLLDVFTPDETLDDFTDFYLVMPFMGTDLGKLMKHEKLSEDRIQFLVYQMLKGLKYIHAAGIIHRDLKPGNLAVNEDCELKILDFGLARQADSEMTGYVVTRWYRAPEVILNWMRYTQTVDIWSAGCIMAEMITGKTLFKGSDHLDQLKEIMKVTGTPPAEFVQRLQSAEAKNYMKGLPELQKKDFASILTNASPLAVNLLEKMLVLDAEQRVTAAEALTHPYFESLQDTEEEPKAQKYDESFDDVDRTLDEWKRVTYKEVLSFKPPRQLGTKVSKETAL; this is translated from the exons ATGagctccccgccgcccgcccgcaggGGCTTCTACCGCCAAGAGGTGACCAAGACGGCGTGGGAGGTGCGCGCAGTGTACCAGGACCTGCAGCCCGTGGGCTCGGGCGCCTACGGGGCCGTGTG CTCGGCGGTGGACAGCCGCAGCGGCGCCCGGGTGGCCATCAAGAAGCTGTACCGGCCCTTCCAGTCCGAGCTGTTTGCCAAGCGCGCCTACCGCGAGCTGCGCCTCCTCAAGCACATGCGCCACGAGAAC GCCCCCACTCCACCAGGTACTCCGGCCTCCCCCCAGGTCATTGGGTTGCTGGACGTGTTCACTCCTGATGAAACCCTGGATGATTTCACAGACTT TTACCTGGTGATGCCATTCATGGGAACTGACCTGGGCAAGCTCATGAAGCACGAGAAGCTGAGTGAGGATCGAATCCAGTTCCTTGTGTACCAGATGCTGAAGGGGCTAAAG TACATCCACGCCGCCGGCATCATCCACAGG GACCTGAAGCCCGGCAATCTGGCAGTGAATGAGGACTGTGAGCTGaag ATCCTGGACTTCGGCCTGGCCAGGCAGGCAGATAGCGAGATGACTGGCTACGTGGTGACCCGGTGGTACCGGGCGCCTGAGGTCATCTTGAACTGGATGCGCTACACGCAGACAG TGGACATCTGGTCCGCGGGCTGCATCATGGCAGAGATGATCACGGGGAAGACACTGTTCAAGGGCAGTGACC ACCTGGACCAGCTGAAGGAGATCATGAAGGTGACAGGGACGCCTCCCGCCGAGTTCGTGCAGAGGCTGCAGAGTGCCGAG GCGAAGAACTACATGAAGGGCCTCCCCGAGTTGCAGAAGAAGGATTTTGCCTCCATCCTGACTAACGCAAGCCCCCTGG CCGTGAACCTCCTGGAGAAGATGCTGGTGCTGGACGCAGAGCAGCGGGTGACGGCGGCCGAGGCGCTGACCCACCCGTACTTCGAGTCCCTGCAGGACACGGAGGAGGAGCCCAAGGCCCAGAAGTACGACGAGTCCTTTGATGATGTGGACCGCACGCTGGACGAGTGGAAGC GTGTCACATATAAAGAAGTGCTCAGCTTCAAGCCTCCCCGGCAGCTGGGGACCAAGGTCTCCAAGGAGACAGCCCTGTGA